From a single Couchioplanes caeruleus genomic region:
- a CDS encoding metal-dependent hydrolase family protein: protein MNASVLVCGAAFDGFSGELAGRTEIAVRDGVIVEIGPSVGRPDGARVIDLSERTVCPGFIDTHVHLTMDGSDIGRQTLDSSATKALKGLAIAREYLGYGFTTLRDLGSMDPEFPTVDLRNALDAGLAEGPRLIVAGHVISSTAGHGDMSGFYPPRWDLPVSAVADGTAQIRALVRREHAYGGDWIKTANAGGYFSVGDDPARTTWLDDEMDAVCSTARLLGMPVAVHTGGADACKQAIRAGARSLEHAYLIDEEGIEMARRDGVYVVPTMQMTKEDLAALHDGTLPEQAVWKFRRDSEHILNSQRLLAGSDIKIAFGTDCGMFPFSHGIREFSAMVDAGLTPLRALQAATSTAAEMLGRDDLGRLEPGARADIVAMPGNPLEDITVTSAVDFVMADGVVHRWPEGSDASAA, encoded by the coding sequence ATGAACGCTTCGGTACTGGTGTGCGGTGCTGCGTTCGACGGCTTCTCGGGCGAGCTCGCCGGCCGGACCGAGATCGCTGTGCGCGACGGGGTGATCGTGGAGATCGGGCCGTCGGTCGGGCGGCCTGACGGGGCACGGGTCATCGACCTGTCCGAGCGCACCGTGTGCCCGGGGTTCATCGACACCCACGTCCATCTGACGATGGACGGATCCGACATCGGGCGGCAGACCCTCGATTCCTCCGCGACCAAGGCCCTCAAAGGGCTGGCCATCGCCCGCGAGTACCTGGGCTACGGCTTCACCACGTTGCGCGATCTGGGTTCGATGGATCCGGAGTTCCCGACCGTCGACCTCCGCAACGCCCTGGACGCGGGATTGGCCGAGGGTCCCCGATTGATCGTCGCGGGGCACGTCATCAGCAGCACGGCCGGGCACGGCGACATGAGCGGGTTCTACCCGCCGCGGTGGGACCTGCCGGTCTCGGCGGTGGCCGACGGCACCGCACAGATCCGTGCGTTGGTGCGCCGCGAGCACGCCTACGGCGGCGACTGGATCAAGACGGCCAATGCGGGCGGGTATTTCAGCGTCGGCGACGATCCTGCCAGGACGACGTGGCTGGACGACGAGATGGATGCGGTCTGCTCCACAGCCCGGTTGCTCGGAATGCCGGTCGCCGTGCACACGGGCGGCGCGGACGCGTGCAAGCAGGCGATCCGAGCGGGCGCCCGCAGCCTCGAGCACGCCTATCTGATCGACGAGGAAGGCATCGAGATGGCCCGCCGGGACGGCGTCTACGTGGTGCCGACGATGCAGATGACCAAGGAGGACCTCGCGGCGCTGCACGACGGAACGCTGCCCGAGCAGGCGGTGTGGAAGTTCCGGCGCGACAGCGAGCACATCCTGAACTCCCAGCGCCTGCTGGCCGGCAGCGACATCAAGATCGCCTTCGGCACCGACTGCGGCATGTTCCCGTTCAGCCACGGCATCCGCGAGTTCAGCGCCATGGTCGACGCCGGCCTCACCCCGCTACGAGCTCTGCAGGCCGCCACCTCGACCGCTGCGGAGATGCTGGGACGCGACGACCTCGGCCGGCTGGAGCCGGGCGCCCGCGCCGACATCGTGGCCATGCCCGGCAACCCGCTCGAGGACATCACCGTCACCAGCGCGGTCGACTTCGTCATGGCCGACGGCGTCGTCCACCGATGGCCCGAGGGCAGCGACGCTTCGGCGGCATGA